A genomic region of Paenibacillus sp. PL2-23 contains the following coding sequences:
- a CDS encoding sugar ABC transporter permease: protein MNLLNEAKSLVKVNIREYGMYIALFVIMLTFTIMTNGLFMSSRNISNLLDQTGYIAVLAVGMTLVIVIRQIDLSVGFAAGFLGAIAAILLSQAGVPFYLTIPIILVLGIIVGLFNGVLVAKIGIPSFVASLAGMLIFRGALLQVTEKTGTIIVRDEHFNAIGNGFIPSIAVVGGLHLLSLLVGLAAIGLYIYSEIKKRRNKQKYHFEVVSSGIFALQLLFVSGIIGYFTWVLAGYNGFSWTVVIMLAVVAIYHFLSTKTVLGRHIYAVGSNPEAAHLTGINVKKITYIVFGSMGMLAALSGILYTARLQSATTTAGTLFELDAIAAAYVGGVSSAGGVGKVTGAIIGAIVMASLTSGMNLLGVGISYQYMIRGGVLAAAVIFDVMTRKKRG, encoded by the coding sequence ATGAATCTACTCAACGAAGCGAAATCGCTTGTTAAAGTGAATATCCGCGAATACGGCATGTATATCGCCCTGTTCGTTATTATGCTGACCTTCACTATCATGACGAACGGACTGTTCATGTCCTCCCGCAATATTAGTAACCTTCTTGACCAAACAGGCTATATCGCCGTGCTTGCCGTCGGCATGACGCTAGTTATCGTCATCCGCCAGATCGACCTGTCGGTTGGCTTCGCAGCCGGCTTCCTGGGCGCTATCGCCGCTATCCTGCTGTCGCAGGCCGGCGTGCCGTTCTATCTCACCATTCCCATCATTCTTGTGCTGGGCATCATCGTTGGTCTGTTCAACGGCGTGCTCGTCGCGAAGATCGGCATTCCATCCTTCGTCGCGTCCCTCGCGGGCATGCTGATCTTCCGCGGCGCGCTGCTGCAGGTAACGGAGAAGACGGGCACCATTATTGTCAGAGATGAGCACTTCAACGCGATCGGCAACGGGTTTATCCCCTCTATCGCCGTAGTGGGCGGTCTGCATCTGCTGTCCCTGCTGGTTGGTCTTGCGGCAATTGGGCTGTACATCTACAGCGAGATCAAGAAACGCAGGAACAAGCAGAAGTACCATTTCGAAGTGGTATCCTCGGGTATTTTCGCGCTGCAATTACTATTTGTATCGGGTATTATCGGCTATTTCACCTGGGTGCTGGCGGGCTACAACGGCTTCTCCTGGACGGTTGTCATTATGCTGGCGGTTGTCGCCATCTATCATTTCCTCTCCACGAAGACGGTGCTCGGCCGTCACATCTATGCGGTGGGCAGCAACCCGGAGGCGGCGCATCTGACAGGGATCAACGTGAAAAAGATTACGTACATCGTGTTCGGCTCCATGGGTATGCTCGCCGCCTTGTCCGGCATCCTGTACACCGCTCGCCTGCAATCGGCGACCACGACGGCAGGTACGCTGTTCGAGCTTGACGCGATTGCGGCCGCTTATGTCGGCGGCGTATCCTCCGCTGGCGGCGTCGGCAAAGTAACAGGCGCCATTATCGGCGCGATCGTCATGGCGTCGCTCACAAGCGGCATGAACCTGCTCGGCGTCGGCATCTCCTATCAGTACATGATTCGCGGCGGCGTTCTGGCCGCAGCGGTCATCTTCGACGTCATGACGCGCAAGAAGCGGGGCTAG
- the map gene encoding type I methionyl aminopeptidase, producing MVILKNKHEIESIRKACQVVAECHRTIAPLIQPGITTNEIERIFEDIILKHGAKPYTKGYKGYAYATCASINDVIAHGFPSDTPLKEGDIVTIDTVAELDGWLGDSAWSYAVGNISPTVDQLLRITKECLELGIAQAQPGNRLGDVTSAIQRHAESNGFGVVRDLLAHGIGRDLHEDPNYEHVGNPGKGLRIKEGMVFTIEPMITEGTYQMTIDADGWTARTRDGKLAAQYEHTIAITSEGPQILTAQ from the coding sequence ATGGTGATCTTAAAAAATAAACATGAAATAGAGTCTATCCGTAAAGCCTGCCAAGTGGTGGCCGAATGCCATCGCACGATTGCGCCGCTCATCCAGCCCGGCATCACAACCAACGAGATTGAACGGATCTTTGAAGACATCATCCTGAAGCACGGCGCCAAGCCCTACACGAAAGGCTATAAGGGCTATGCCTATGCGACCTGTGCCTCCATTAACGACGTGATTGCGCATGGCTTCCCAAGCGATACGCCGCTTAAGGAAGGCGATATCGTAACAATCGATACGGTGGCGGAGCTTGACGGCTGGCTCGGGGATTCCGCCTGGAGCTATGCGGTGGGGAACATCTCCCCAACGGTCGATCAGTTGCTGCGCATTACGAAGGAATGCCTGGAGCTCGGCATTGCGCAGGCGCAGCCCGGCAATCGGCTAGGCGACGTCACTAGCGCGATACAGCGGCACGCGGAATCGAACGGCTTCGGCGTCGTGCGGGACCTTCTCGCTCATGGTATCGGACGGGACCTGCATGAGGATCCCAATTACGAGCATGTCGGCAATCCCGGCAAAGGCCTTCGCATCAAAGAGGGTATGGTGTTTACAATTGAGCCCATGATTACGGAAGGCACCTATCAGATGACCATCGATGCGGATGGCTGGACCGCACGGACACGGGATGGCAAGCTCGCGGCACAATACGAGCATACGATTGCCATTACCTCTGAAGGTCCGCAGATTCTCACTGCGCAATAA